The Microbacterium foliorum genome has a window encoding:
- a CDS encoding alpha/beta hydrolase, translating to MSEALTIDDTLTRWSVPDRAGMPLLVLLHGYGADENDLFGLAPYLPEGIALASVAAPLAPPWPMPGRSWYAIEGLDGRSPESVTTAAEALLRWLDETAADASSVALLGFSQGAAVALQAMRLDPARVDTVVALSGYVAAGDLPHDEALARRKPHVFWGRGTNDQVIPEARVAHTAQWLPAHSELSGRVYTGLTHSISEDELRDVHAFLSKWLERAAQA from the coding sequence GTGAGCGAAGCACTGACGATCGACGACACCCTCACGCGCTGGTCCGTGCCCGACCGGGCGGGGATGCCGCTGCTGGTGCTGCTGCACGGCTACGGCGCCGACGAGAACGACCTGTTCGGCCTCGCGCCGTATCTACCCGAGGGCATCGCCCTGGCATCCGTCGCCGCCCCGCTCGCTCCCCCGTGGCCGATGCCCGGACGCTCCTGGTACGCCATCGAGGGTCTCGACGGCCGTAGCCCGGAATCCGTCACCACCGCTGCGGAGGCGCTCCTGCGCTGGCTCGACGAGACCGCGGCCGATGCCTCGAGCGTCGCCCTGCTCGGGTTCTCGCAGGGAGCCGCCGTGGCGTTGCAGGCCATGCGCCTCGACCCCGCCCGCGTCGACACGGTCGTGGCGCTCAGCGGCTACGTCGCCGCGGGAGACCTGCCGCACGACGAGGCGCTGGCCCGGCGCAAGCCGCATGTCTTCTGGGGCCGCGGCACCAACGACCAGGTGATCCCGGAGGCACGTGTCGCCCACACGGCGCAGTGGCTCCCCGCGCACTCCGAGCTGTCGGGCCGCGTGTACACCGGCCTCACGCACAGCATCTCCGAAGACGAGCTGCGCGACGTCCACGCCTTCCTCTCGAAGTGGCTGGAGCGAGCCGCTCAGGCGTGA
- a CDS encoding DUF6157 family protein codes for MASHTTNYLRTFIEVAEDCPVDHAEEPPAGDTPTIAALHYRLIAEQPYGRTSDDVLFATHALRHGIPLDDAAARDAFFSKGQPCLRSSPLGKRYGWGIDHDDEGRVALVPRESDDYALRAADPAIAHTRAMRSRRA; via the coding sequence ATGGCGTCGCACACCACCAACTATCTGAGAACCTTCATCGAGGTCGCTGAGGACTGCCCGGTCGATCACGCCGAAGAGCCGCCCGCGGGCGATACGCCGACGATCGCCGCACTGCACTACCGGCTGATCGCCGAGCAGCCCTACGGTCGCACCTCCGACGATGTGCTCTTCGCGACGCACGCGCTGCGCCACGGCATCCCTCTCGACGACGCTGCGGCGCGCGACGCGTTCTTCTCGAAGGGTCAGCCGTGTCTGCGCTCCTCACCGCTCGGCAAGCGGTACGGCTGGGGGATCGATCACGACGACGAGGGGCGTGTGGCTCTGGTGCCACGCGAATCCGACGACTACGCGCTGCGCGCGGCCGACCCCGCGATCGCCCATACCAGGGCGATGCGGAGTCGGCGCGCATGA
- a CDS encoding DUF4916 domain-containing protein: MAVRTPDPEPEPDDGMDDFGDAKPPARDTNPGWLSEFELAEARRHLPMIYVEAIPVRTDGSGQVTEIGILLRSTPMGEMTRTIVSGRVRFGETIRDALFRHVENDLGPMAFPLLPPQPLPFTVAEYFPMPGVSAYHDDRQHAVSLAFVVPVTGTCEPRQDALEVTWFSPEAAGSDAVAAEMEGGRGTLIRQALANLGLLR; this comes from the coding sequence ATGGCTGTCCGCACACCTGACCCCGAACCCGAACCCGACGACGGGATGGACGACTTCGGAGATGCGAAGCCGCCGGCGCGCGACACGAACCCCGGGTGGCTGAGCGAGTTCGAGCTGGCGGAGGCGCGACGCCACCTGCCCATGATCTACGTCGAGGCGATCCCGGTGCGCACCGACGGGTCGGGGCAGGTCACGGAGATCGGGATCCTGCTGCGCTCGACCCCGATGGGCGAGATGACGCGCACGATCGTGTCGGGGCGCGTGCGGTTCGGCGAGACGATCCGCGATGCGCTCTTCCGCCACGTCGAGAACGATCTCGGGCCCATGGCCTTCCCGCTGCTCCCCCCGCAGCCGCTGCCGTTCACGGTCGCCGAGTACTTCCCCATGCCGGGGGTGAGCGCGTATCACGACGACCGGCAGCACGCCGTCTCGCTGGCGTTCGTCGTTCCGGTGACGGGCACCTGCGAACCCCGCCAGGACGCTCTCGAGGTCACCTGGTTCTCGCCGGAGGCCGCGGGCTCCGATGCCGTCGCCGCCGAGATGGAGGGCGGTCGGGGGACCCTCATCCGTCAGGCTCTGGCCAACCTCGGTCTGCTGCGCTAG
- a CDS encoding ABC-F family ATP-binding cassette domain-containing protein produces MSVPALHPSVTLDRLSFTWPDGTVALDAVSGSFGAGRTGLVGRNGAGKSTLLRLIAGELSPTSGSLTTSGDVPYLPQQLTLDTGRRVAELLGVADALDAVRAIGSGDVDPSHFDAVGDDWDIEARAEVSLAEAGLSPDVLDRTVGELSGGEAVLVAIAGIRLRRAPITLLDEPTNNLDREARSRLAAMIASWKGTLIVVSHDLSLLELMDDTAELYGRTLSVFGGPYSQWRAWLDAEQEAARQAEVTAKQEFRKERRQRIEAEVKLAHRARTAKKAEIEKRVPKIIAHGRRMSAEVSAGRLRTEVGAKEDAARAALDEAGRRLRADASMKIELPDPDVSRGRRIATLGDGERSWIIQGPDRVALVGRNGAGKTTLLERLVADADGGGSVHNSAQIPPIRPTHGAADALDDSLLNAERPALTATALTDRIGYLPQRVDGLDEGRSVFENIADAAPHVPEKELRNRLARFLIRGATAERPVAALSGGERFRVALASLLLADPPPHLVVLDEPTNNLDIDTVDQLVEALRAYRGAVLVVSHDDAFLRRLGLDLTLEILPDGSLAER; encoded by the coding sequence ATGTCAGTCCCCGCTCTTCACCCGTCGGTCACCCTCGACCGGCTCTCATTCACCTGGCCCGACGGCACGGTCGCTCTCGACGCCGTCTCCGGATCCTTCGGCGCAGGGCGCACCGGCCTCGTCGGCCGCAACGGCGCAGGGAAGTCCACCCTGCTGCGCCTGATCGCCGGCGAGCTGAGCCCGACCTCCGGGTCGCTCACGACGTCGGGCGACGTCCCCTATCTCCCGCAGCAGCTCACGCTGGACACCGGCCGCAGGGTCGCCGAGCTCCTCGGCGTCGCCGACGCGCTCGATGCGGTGCGCGCGATCGGTTCCGGTGACGTCGACCCGTCGCACTTCGACGCGGTGGGCGACGACTGGGACATCGAAGCGCGCGCCGAGGTGTCGCTCGCCGAGGCCGGCCTCTCGCCCGACGTCCTCGACCGCACGGTCGGGGAGCTCTCGGGCGGCGAGGCCGTGCTGGTCGCGATCGCCGGCATCCGACTGCGGCGTGCGCCGATCACGCTGCTCGACGAGCCCACCAACAACCTCGACCGCGAGGCCAGATCGAGGCTCGCGGCCATGATCGCCTCGTGGAAGGGCACACTGATCGTGGTGAGCCACGACCTGTCGCTGCTCGAGCTCATGGACGACACCGCCGAGCTCTACGGCCGCACGCTGAGCGTGTTCGGCGGTCCGTACTCCCAGTGGCGCGCCTGGTTGGATGCCGAGCAGGAGGCCGCGCGGCAGGCCGAGGTCACGGCCAAGCAGGAATTCCGCAAGGAGAGACGCCAGCGCATCGAGGCGGAGGTCAAGCTCGCGCACCGCGCCCGGACGGCGAAGAAGGCCGAGATCGAGAAGCGGGTGCCGAAGATCATCGCCCACGGACGCCGGATGTCGGCCGAAGTGTCGGCCGGGAGACTGCGCACCGAGGTCGGCGCGAAGGAGGATGCCGCCCGCGCTGCGCTCGACGAGGCAGGGAGGCGGCTGCGCGCGGATGCATCGATGAAGATCGAGCTTCCCGATCCCGACGTCTCGCGCGGACGACGGATCGCCACGCTGGGCGACGGGGAGCGGTCGTGGATCATCCAGGGCCCCGACCGCGTCGCGCTGGTGGGGCGAAACGGCGCCGGCAAGACGACGCTGCTCGAGCGTCTGGTGGCGGATGCCGATGGTGGTGGCAGCGTTCACAATTCAGCACAGATTCCGCCGATCCGTCCGACTCACGGCGCGGCGGATGCTCTCGACGATTCCCTGCTGAATGCGGAACGACCGGCGTTGACGGCGACCGCGCTCACCGACCGCATCGGATATCTGCCGCAGCGGGTCGACGGGCTCGATGAGGGCCGCTCGGTGTTCGAGAACATCGCGGATGCCGCTCCGCACGTGCCCGAGAAGGAGCTGCGCAACCGACTGGCGAGGTTCCTGATCCGAGGGGCCACCGCCGAGAGACCGGTCGCCGCGCTGTCCGGGGGCGAGCGCTTCCGTGTGGCGCTGGCGTCGCTGCTGCTCGCCGATCCTCCGCCGCATCTCGTGGTTCTCGACGAGCCGACGAACAACCTCGACATCGACACCGTCGATCAACTGGTCGAGGCGCTGCGCGCCTACCGCGGCGCCGTGCTCGTCGTGAGCCACGACGACGCGTTCCTGCGCCGTCTCGGGCTCGATCTCACTCTCGAGATCCTGCCGGACGGCTCACTCGCCGAGCGGTGA
- a CDS encoding MFS transporter yields the protein MERTAAKTAFANVLVNTLVANVTTSFLWFALTFWVYIETQSVLATGVIGGAYMLFIAFFAMIFGTIVDRNRKHTVMLLSSVVSALAFLIAGLLYVWQTEAVLLDLGGPWFWIFSVIILFGGVIEQLRNIALSTTVTLLVPEERRANANGLVGTVQGLAFLVTSVFSGLSIGFLGMGWTLAIAIGAMVVTFVHLLFIRIPESAPTPDPEAKSALDFRGSVKAIRLAPGLFALIIFSTFNNLIGGVYMALMDPYGLTLFDAQMWGFALAFSSTGFLIGGGLVAKFGLGVRPMCTLLLVVIAMGLLGSVFMLREWWPLYVIGMWIYMALVPPAEAAEQTIIQKVVRYDRQGRVFGVAAAMEAAAAPITAFLIAPIAEFLIIPYMRTDAGQRQWEWLLGEGEARGIALIGLFAGVVMVIAGALAFFTKSYRTLTELYANAPEQHPAGEEGAREEGAREEGASIEGAREEGASIEGASEQAFPEAPAPVRGSPPDMPEFRR from the coding sequence ATGGAGCGCACCGCAGCGAAGACCGCCTTCGCGAACGTCCTCGTCAACACGCTGGTCGCCAACGTGACGACGAGCTTCCTGTGGTTCGCCCTGACGTTCTGGGTCTACATCGAGACGCAGTCCGTGCTGGCCACCGGTGTCATCGGCGGCGCGTACATGCTGTTCATCGCCTTCTTCGCGATGATCTTCGGCACGATCGTCGACCGCAACCGCAAGCACACGGTGATGCTGCTCTCGAGCGTGGTCTCCGCTCTCGCCTTCCTGATCGCCGGACTGCTGTACGTCTGGCAGACCGAGGCGGTGCTGCTCGATCTCGGCGGCCCGTGGTTCTGGATCTTCTCCGTGATCATCCTCTTCGGCGGCGTCATCGAGCAGCTGCGCAACATCGCGCTCTCGACCACGGTGACGCTGCTGGTGCCCGAAGAGCGGCGCGCCAACGCGAACGGGCTCGTCGGCACGGTGCAGGGCCTCGCCTTCCTCGTCACGAGCGTCTTCTCGGGTCTGTCCATCGGGTTCCTGGGCATGGGGTGGACGCTCGCGATCGCCATCGGCGCCATGGTGGTCACGTTCGTGCACCTGCTCTTCATCCGCATTCCCGAGAGTGCACCGACGCCTGACCCCGAGGCGAAGAGCGCGCTCGACTTCCGCGGCAGCGTGAAGGCCATCCGGCTCGCTCCGGGGCTCTTCGCGCTGATCATCTTCTCGACCTTCAATAACCTCATCGGCGGCGTGTACATGGCGTTGATGGATCCGTACGGCCTGACCCTGTTCGATGCCCAGATGTGGGGGTTCGCGCTCGCGTTCTCCTCGACGGGATTCCTGATCGGCGGGGGCCTGGTGGCGAAGTTCGGCCTCGGCGTGAGGCCCATGTGCACGCTTCTGCTCGTCGTGATCGCGATGGGACTGCTCGGCTCGGTGTTCATGCTGCGCGAGTGGTGGCCGCTGTACGTGATCGGCATGTGGATCTACATGGCGCTCGTGCCGCCTGCCGAGGCGGCCGAGCAGACGATCATCCAGAAGGTGGTCCGTTACGACCGGCAGGGCCGGGTGTTCGGAGTGGCCGCCGCGATGGAGGCCGCCGCCGCACCGATCACGGCGTTCCTGATCGCGCCGATCGCCGAGTTCCTGATCATCCCGTACATGAGGACCGACGCCGGTCAGCGACAGTGGGAGTGGCTGCTCGGCGAGGGAGAAGCCCGGGGCATCGCCCTGATCGGCCTGTTCGCGGGCGTCGTCATGGTGATCGCAGGAGCACTCGCGTTCTTCACGAAGTCATATCGCACGCTCACAGAGCTCTACGCGAACGCGCCGGAGCAGCACCCGGCCGGCGAGGAGGGCGCGAGAGAGGAGGGCGCGAGAGAGGAGGGCGCGAGCATCGAGGGTGCGAGAGAGGAGGGCGCGAGCATCGAGGGTGCGAGCGAGCAGGCCTTTCCCGAGGCCCCGGCCCCGGTGCGGGGTTCGCCGCCGGACATGCCCGAATTCCGGCGCTAG
- a CDS encoding SDR family NAD(P)-dependent oxidoreductase, translating to MSVTDRTIVLAGATSASGLALARALVEAGARVVATGRSAERLAPLSAVGAEVDTADATSLESMTSLATRLGAVDAVLPLVGGWRGGGGLAGQSDDDLQALLPALEAVRATSRAFDAALRASDAGRFAIVSSTAVARPLAGGANYAAVKAASEAWARAVAQGFAKAARDAGEPLRAASLVFRAKALDPDALVPRVLSLWDVDALELNDQVLALD from the coding sequence ATGAGCGTCACCGACCGCACCATCGTCCTCGCCGGAGCGACCAGCGCCTCCGGACTCGCCCTCGCTCGCGCGCTCGTGGAGGCCGGGGCCCGAGTCGTCGCGACCGGGCGCTCCGCGGAGCGGCTCGCACCGCTGAGCGCTGTCGGCGCCGAGGTCGATACGGCGGACGCGACCTCCCTGGAATCGATGACCTCGCTGGCGACGCGTCTCGGCGCGGTCGACGCGGTGCTCCCCCTCGTGGGCGGCTGGCGCGGAGGAGGCGGTCTCGCCGGGCAGTCTGACGACGATCTCCAGGCTCTTCTTCCTGCTCTCGAGGCCGTGCGGGCCACCAGCCGGGCGTTCGACGCGGCGCTGCGGGCATCGGACGCCGGCCGCTTCGCGATCGTGTCGTCGACTGCGGTGGCGCGCCCCCTGGCGGGTGGTGCGAACTACGCCGCGGTGAAGGCCGCCAGCGAGGCCTGGGCCCGAGCGGTGGCGCAGGGCTTCGCCAAGGCGGCCCGCGATGCCGGAGAGCCGCTGCGCGCGGCATCGCTGGTGTTCCGCGCGAAGGCGCTGGATCCTGACGCGCTCGTCCCTCGGGTGCTGTCTCTGTGGGACGTCGATGCCCTCGAACTCAACGACCAGGTGCTCGCGCTCGACTGA
- a CDS encoding M3 family metallopeptidase: MTERLLEPIGFPSASDEWIAFAQERPRRRLTRIDDLVATLCDGSDRSALESLTIWNDLQIDLTAVRNEAELLSEVHPDRDVREAMEAVLTQAQAKASSMMADSRLADLFASTGESGLDPAALRVHTHLLRDFRRGGAYLDQEARHRVAELAARDSELSVRFSRNIREGGRRIRVDPAALVGLPDDFVKAHPVGDDGRVALSTDATDFMPVQRYANDRELRIRLAKERADLAWPDNDAILEELLEVRRQRAEILGYGTWADYEADGRMAGSADRVSSFLDEIDAASGPAAEREYRVLLDRLREEELDADAVTIADQPYLLRALHAERFDVDAQKVRSYFDYEKVLRGVLEITAMLCDVDFVASDVPAWHEDVRSFDVKRGGSRLGRIHLDMHPRGGKFNHAACFRIAPGIRGRIVAEAALVCNFPTGLMEHRQVQTFFHEFGHLMHEILAGQHDWVEFAGIATEWDFSEAPSQMLEEWVWDADVLRTFATDASGEPIPHDLVERMNRADRFGRALLVRTQLGHARVSLHLHVDDRRDLAAATAHWYEVSTPVARLNGSHSYAAFGHLTSYGACYYTYQWSLVIARDLLSGFVDGLLDREAAARYRREILEPGGSRDAADLVAAFLGRGFSVDAYRAWLDG, encoded by the coding sequence GTGACTGAGCGTCTGTTGGAACCGATCGGCTTTCCCAGCGCGTCGGACGAGTGGATCGCTTTCGCGCAGGAGAGACCCCGGCGACGCCTCACGCGAATCGACGACCTTGTCGCAACCCTGTGCGACGGTTCCGACCGATCAGCGCTGGAATCGCTCACGATCTGGAACGATCTGCAGATAGATCTCACTGCGGTGAGGAACGAGGCAGAGCTGCTCAGTGAGGTGCACCCGGATCGCGATGTGCGAGAGGCCATGGAAGCGGTGCTCACGCAAGCGCAGGCGAAGGCGTCTTCGATGATGGCCGATTCTCGGCTCGCCGATCTTTTCGCCTCGACAGGGGAAAGTGGCCTCGATCCGGCGGCGCTCCGCGTGCATACTCACCTGCTCCGAGACTTCCGGCGCGGCGGCGCGTACCTCGATCAAGAAGCACGCCACCGTGTCGCCGAGTTGGCTGCCCGTGACAGCGAACTGAGCGTCCGGTTCTCGCGCAACATCCGCGAGGGCGGTCGACGGATACGGGTCGATCCGGCGGCGCTCGTCGGACTGCCGGATGACTTCGTGAAAGCGCACCCGGTCGGGGATGACGGTCGGGTCGCGCTTTCGACCGATGCCACCGACTTCATGCCGGTGCAGCGCTATGCGAACGACCGCGAGTTGCGCATCCGGCTGGCGAAGGAGAGAGCCGACCTCGCCTGGCCCGACAACGATGCGATCCTCGAAGAGCTTCTCGAGGTGCGTCGGCAGAGAGCGGAAATCCTCGGGTACGGCACATGGGCCGACTACGAGGCTGACGGGCGTATGGCCGGTTCAGCGGACCGAGTGTCTTCGTTCTTGGACGAGATCGATGCTGCGTCCGGCCCGGCCGCCGAGCGAGAGTATCGAGTGCTTCTGGACCGGCTGCGTGAGGAAGAACTCGATGCGGATGCGGTCACGATCGCCGACCAGCCGTACTTGCTCAGGGCCTTGCACGCCGAACGATTCGATGTCGACGCGCAGAAGGTCCGGTCGTACTTCGACTATGAGAAGGTTCTGCGTGGGGTGCTCGAGATCACCGCGATGCTGTGTGACGTGGACTTCGTAGCTTCGGATGTTCCTGCCTGGCACGAGGACGTCCGAAGTTTCGACGTGAAGCGAGGAGGCTCGCGCCTCGGGCGCATCCACCTCGACATGCATCCGCGCGGGGGAAAGTTCAATCACGCCGCGTGCTTCCGCATCGCTCCCGGTATCCGTGGCCGGATTGTCGCCGAAGCCGCGCTGGTGTGCAACTTTCCGACCGGGCTCATGGAACACAGGCAGGTGCAGACCTTCTTTCATGAATTCGGTCATCTCATGCACGAGATCCTCGCGGGGCAGCACGATTGGGTGGAGTTCGCGGGCATCGCGACGGAGTGGGATTTCAGCGAGGCACCGAGCCAGATGCTCGAAGAATGGGTGTGGGACGCCGATGTGTTGCGCACCTTCGCGACCGACGCCTCAGGGGAACCCATCCCTCACGATCTCGTCGAACGGATGAACCGAGCTGATCGCTTCGGACGAGCGCTGCTCGTTCGCACTCAACTCGGGCACGCCAGGGTCTCACTCCACTTGCACGTCGACGACCGACGGGACCTTGCAGCGGCAACGGCGCACTGGTACGAGGTCTCGACCCCTGTCGCTCGACTGAACGGATCTCACTCGTACGCGGCTTTCGGCCACCTCACGTCTTACGGTGCCTGCTACTACACCTACCAATGGAGCCTCGTGATCGCGCGCGACCTGCTCAGCGGGTTCGTGGACGGTCTACTCGACCGCGAGGCTGCCGCTCGATACCGGCGCGAGATTCTGGAGCCCGGGGGCAGTAGAGACGCAGCGGATCTCGTGGCTGCCTTCCTCGGCAGGGGGTTCAGCGTCGATGCGTACCGCGCCTGGCTCGACGGATGA
- a CDS encoding threonine aldolase family protein: MTIQHDPAVRGFASDNYSGVHPEVLAAIAAANGGHQVAYGEDAYTARLQEVFETHFGDGVRAFPVFNGTGANVTGLQSMLPRWGAVIAASSAHINVDEGGAPEKIGGFKILAVPTDDGKLTPEIVDREAWGWGDEHRAQPLVVSITQSTELGTVYSVDEIRALADHAHERGMRLHLDGARISNAAAALDLPLRAFTRDAGVDVLSFGGTKNGAMLGEAIVVLNPEASDGLQYSRKFNMQLSSKMRFVSAQLIALLEGDLWLRNARHANAMAQRLRGAIEAGIADGTIDGVSFTQPTHANGVFAQLPDGVADLLREKFRFYDWDAARNEVRWMCGFDTEESDVDEFVAELARLTAR; the protein is encoded by the coding sequence GTGACTATTCAGCATGATCCCGCGGTCCGCGGCTTCGCCAGCGACAACTACTCCGGCGTCCACCCCGAAGTCCTCGCGGCCATCGCGGCGGCGAACGGCGGCCATCAGGTGGCGTACGGCGAGGATGCCTACACCGCGCGCCTGCAGGAGGTCTTCGAGACCCACTTCGGCGACGGCGTCCGAGCCTTCCCCGTGTTCAACGGCACGGGGGCGAACGTCACCGGACTGCAGTCGATGCTGCCGCGATGGGGCGCCGTGATCGCCGCATCCAGCGCGCACATCAACGTCGACGAGGGCGGAGCGCCGGAGAAGATCGGCGGGTTCAAGATCCTCGCGGTGCCCACCGACGACGGCAAGCTCACGCCCGAGATCGTCGACCGCGAGGCCTGGGGCTGGGGTGACGAGCACCGCGCGCAGCCGCTCGTCGTCTCGATCACGCAGTCGACCGAGCTCGGCACCGTCTACTCGGTCGACGAGATCCGCGCCCTCGCCGACCACGCGCACGAGCGCGGAATGCGGCTGCACCTCGACGGCGCCCGCATCTCCAACGCCGCGGCCGCCCTCGACCTGCCTCTGCGTGCGTTCACCCGAGACGCCGGCGTCGACGTGCTCAGCTTCGGAGGCACGAAGAACGGCGCGATGCTCGGCGAAGCCATCGTCGTGCTGAACCCGGAGGCATCGGACGGACTGCAGTACTCGCGCAAGTTCAACATGCAGCTGTCGTCGAAGATGCGCTTCGTCTCGGCCCAGCTCATCGCGCTTCTCGAGGGCGACCTGTGGCTGCGCAACGCCCGGCATGCGAACGCGATGGCGCAGCGACTGCGCGGCGCGATCGAGGCGGGCATCGCCGACGGCACGATCGACGGGGTCTCGTTCACCCAGCCGACCCACGCGAACGGCGTGTTCGCACAGCTCCCCGACGGCGTCGCCGATCTGCTGCGCGAGAAGTTCCGCTTCTACGACTGGGATGCCGCACGCAACGAGGTCCGCTGGATGTGCGGCTTCGACACCGAGGAGTCCGACGTCGACGAGTTCGTCGCCGAGCTCGCGCGCCTCACCGCCCGCTGA